A genome region from Panthera leo isolate Ple1 chromosome A2, P.leo_Ple1_pat1.1, whole genome shotgun sequence includes the following:
- the CCL25 gene encoding C-C motif chemokine 25, with protein MNLWLLLCLVVAASFVGIWCPTVHAQGVSEDCCLAYHRLESLDFLKRALGYQRQEVSGSCNLPAVIFFLRKHRMVCGNPRDKRVKYWTEFLDARKAKHHRSRPRTPSGVSWPPRSNKTKTALRTTAHPDP; from the exons ATGAACTTGTGGCTCCTGCTGTGCCTGGTGGTGGCGGCCAGCTTTGTGGGCATCTGGTGTCCTACTGTCCACGCTCAAG GTGTCTCGGAGGACTGTTGCCTAGCCTACCACCGGCTGGAGAGCCTGGACTTTCTGAAGCGCGCCCTGGGGTACCAGCGCCAGGAGGTGAGCGGCAGCTGCAACCTGCCGGCTGTGAT ATTCTTCTTGCGGAAACACAGGATGGTGTGTGGCAACCCCCGGGACAAGAGGGTGAAGTACTGGACCGAATTCCTGGATGCGCGGAAGGCCAAGCATCACAGAAGCCGCCCGAGGACCCCGTCCGGGGTTAGCTGGCCCCCCAGAAGCAACAAGACGAAAACTGCCCTCCGGACCACAGCTCATCCGG ATCCGTGA